ACCTAAATCCGAAGAGCAACGGCTGCTTCATGCACTCAGAGAAGGGGCGTGGCACCTGCTTGAGGAATGGAGCAAGGAGGGCGCCATTGAAAACATTGCCGGCAGGAAACCTGAAAAAGTTTTTCTTGGCGGAGGGACTTCTTCAGGCGAAATAAAAGAACTGCTTGAAACTGTTTCCGGTGTCGAGATAGTGGGTGAATACGGGAGCACTCTTGAAGGCAGAAGGCTGTACTGGAAACTGCACCCGCCGGCAGGGCCGTGGAAACTTATCCCCCTGTCGCTCCGGACGCCGCCGAGAGATATCGACGACCTTGCGGCGTGGGCGATAATCAAAGCAAATTAAGGAAGGCTTCCGTCAACGAGTCCTCGGTGGCTGGTAAGGCTTTTACATCTATACCGCAGCCGGATAGTTCGTCTGCCAGGATCCTCACCATTGCCAGAGACGCGCTGCGATACATCCCGGATATCAGGCTAGCTGGTTCTGCGTTGTCTGTTGGCAGTGCGATTGCCGCTCCGTCTCTGCCGATCATATACGGAACTGCGCACCTGCATAGGCGGAAAAAGCCAAGGAGCATATCAGTGCAGCGGACAAACTCGCTATCCTCAATATCCAGAAAAAGCCTATCCTCACTCTTTTCCCATTCCCCGAACAACAACAGGTCAATACCGCCGAACTTCTCCGCACAGTCAACTACAGCCGAAGCAATGTCAGCGAGATTATGTCCGTCAAAGATGGAATAGCCTACTTCAGATCCTGTCTCTGACAATTTCTGTTTAAGTAATGACGCATCTTCAACTGAGGCGGCAGTGAAAAAAATATTTATATCAGGCGAAGCTGCAGAGAGAAAAGGATCAATAACGGCTGGCGAGTTCGCCGAGAATACAAACACTGTCTTTCTATCCAAATAAATACCCCCTGTCACGTGGTCTTATTAAATAACAAAGGAGCTATTATTGCTTTGTTTGTTTTTCCTTTGCGCTGTTGACCTTTTCAAGAACATCCCTGTAACCGTCTGAGCCGTATTCAACGAATTTTTTGACGCGGCTGATCGTCGCAGTGCTGGCACCCGTAGCCTGTACTATCTGCGGATAGGACATCCCCTTGAGCAGCAGGTTGGCGACCTGAAGCCTCTGCGAAAAAGCTTTTATCTCAGAAAACGTGGCTACATCCTCCAGAAAACGGTAAGCCTCTTCTCTGTCTTTGATTGCTACCACTGCAT
Above is a genomic segment from Synergistaceae bacterium containing:
- a CDS encoding endonuclease, which translates into the protein MNCGIDPGRHKIGLALADDGRLLFSAIIPKSEEQRLLHALREGAWHLLEEWSKEGAIENIAGRKPEKVFLGGGTSSGEIKELLETVSGVEIVGEYGSTLEGRRLYWKLHPPAGPWKLIPLSLRTPPRDIDDLAAWAIIKAN
- a CDS encoding SDR family oxidoreductase is translated as MDRKTVFVFSANSPAVIDPFLSAASPDINIFFTAASVEDASLLKQKLSETGSEVGYSIFDGHNLADIASAVVDCAEKFGGIDLLLFGEWEKSEDRLFLDIEDSEFVRCTDMLLGFFRLCRCAVPYMIGRDGAAIALPTDNAEPASLISGMYRSASLAMVRILADELSGCGIDVKALPATEDSLTEAFLNLL
- a CDS encoding YerC/YecD family TrpR-related protein, producing the protein MSLQWKDEFTDQLCDAVVAIKDREEAYRFLEDVATFSEIKAFSQRLQVANLLLKGMSYPQIVQATGASTATISRVKKFVEYGSDGYRDVLEKVNSAKEKQTKQ